A DNA window from Methylobacterium sp. NMS14P contains the following coding sequences:
- a CDS encoding AmpG family muropeptide MFS transporter, translated as MANQPQAMRRFRLRDIVEDPRIVLMLALGFSSGLPLLLVLGTFTLRLAFSDIDVRAIGLFSYVALPYSLKFLWAPAIDRLNVPVLSARLGRRRAWMVTTQAAVALCLILMAFSDPKTNLALLGLGAFLVAFCAASQDVVIDGWRIDAAGSDFQGILAATSNLGYRLGLITAGAGALFIASAGGWTLAYLIMAALMLVGMIAALLAPAFDTPRAARAETPGRSRFWSMRRAILEPLTELHGRFGGALWGILLLVALFRLPDFLSGVMASPLYRTLGFDLKEIATVTKLYGIWVGIAGGFAGGWALARLGLFPTLLLGAFLAAASHLAFAWLAAGAPEIWRLTVAISIENFCGSFAGIVLIAYMSSLTSPAYAATQYALFSSLYALPGKLIAGSSGFVVAAIGYPAFFVMTSLVGIPVLVLCLAVGRRSGRAEAAAPARDAQEPGNRIPGAELPTTARAPGAA; from the coding sequence ATGGCGAACCAGCCACAGGCGATGCGTCGCTTCCGGCTCCGCGACATCGTCGAGGACCCGCGGATCGTGCTCATGCTGGCGCTCGGATTCTCGTCCGGCCTGCCGCTGCTCCTGGTGCTGGGGACCTTCACGCTCCGCCTCGCCTTCTCGGACATCGACGTGCGGGCGATCGGCCTGTTCAGCTACGTCGCGCTGCCCTACTCGCTGAAGTTTCTCTGGGCCCCGGCGATCGACCGGCTGAACGTGCCGGTGCTGAGCGCCCGGCTCGGGCGCCGCCGCGCCTGGATGGTGACGACGCAGGCCGCGGTCGCCCTCTGCCTGATCCTGATGGCCTTCTCGGACCCGAAGACGAACCTCGCGCTCCTGGGCCTCGGGGCCTTCCTGGTGGCGTTCTGCGCGGCCAGCCAGGACGTCGTGATCGACGGCTGGCGCATCGACGCTGCCGGCAGCGACTTCCAGGGCATCCTGGCGGCGACCTCGAACCTCGGCTACCGCCTCGGCCTGATCACCGCCGGCGCGGGCGCGCTGTTCATCGCCTCGGCGGGGGGCTGGACGCTCGCCTACCTGATCATGGCCGCGCTCATGCTGGTCGGGATGATCGCCGCCCTTTTGGCCCCGGCCTTCGACACGCCGCGCGCGGCCCGGGCCGAGACGCCCGGCCGGTCCCGGTTCTGGTCGATGCGCCGCGCTATCCTGGAGCCGCTGACCGAGCTGCACGGCCGGTTCGGCGGCGCGCTCTGGGGCATCCTCCTGCTCGTTGCGCTGTTCCGGCTGCCCGACTTTCTATCCGGCGTGATGGCGAGTCCGCTCTACCGGACGCTGGGCTTCGACCTGAAGGAGATCGCCACCGTCACCAAGCTCTACGGCATCTGGGTCGGCATCGCGGGCGGCTTCGCGGGCGGCTGGGCGCTGGCCCGGCTCGGCCTGTTCCCGACGCTGCTGCTGGGCGCCTTCCTGGCCGCCGCCTCGCACCTCGCCTTCGCGTGGCTGGCGGCCGGCGCGCCCGAGATCTGGCGCCTGACGGTGGCCATCTCGATCGAGAATTTCTGCGGCTCCTTCGCGGGGATCGTGCTGATCGCCTACATGTCGAGCCTGACCAGCCCGGCCTACGCGGCGACGCAGTACGCGCTGTTCTCCTCGCTCTACGCGCTGCCGGGCAAGCTGATCGCGGGCTCGTCGGGCTTCGTGGTCGCGGCGATCGGCTACCCGGCCTTCTTCGTCATGACCTCCCTCGTGGGAATCCCCGTCCTGGTGCTCTGCCTCGCGGTCGGCCGGCGGAGCGGTCGGGCGGAGGCCGCGGCCCCGGCGCGCGACGCCCAGGAGCCGGGGAACCGCATCCCGGGGGCCGAACTTCCTACCACGGCGCGCGCCCCCGGGGCCGCGTAA